A region of Streptomyces sp. TG1A-60 DNA encodes the following proteins:
- a CDS encoding trehalose-6-phosphate synthase: MASTHGAAQVLVASNRGPVTYTLDEKTGDLTSRRGGGGLVSGLSAIDQESGAVWVCSALGDGDREAVRRGVAEPGVRMLDIPADVHADAYNGVANSVLWFVHHMLYQTPLEPAFDAEFRRQWASYETYNRAFAEALAQEAADGAAVLVQDYHLTLVPRMLRELRPDLRIGHFSHTPWAPVDYFRLLPDDIAAQVLSGILGADRAAFLTRRWADAFTDCCHAVLGPGVPSGTRIGVHGLGADADFLRARAHETDVDERMAALREQIGTAPDGSPRRAIVRVDRTELSKNIVRGLLAYRQLLDDRPSWRERVVHVAFAYPSRQDLAVYRDYMTEVERVADEINERYGTPGWTPVILHLKDDFARSLAAYRLADVALVNPIRDGMNLVAKEVPVVSDEGCVLVLSREAGAFEELGDDAVVVNPYDVVGTAEALHEALSVPVDERAERTKRLAAAATALPPTRWFLDQLRALEG; the protein is encoded by the coding sequence ATGGCATCAACGCACGGCGCGGCCCAGGTGCTGGTCGCCTCCAACCGGGGCCCCGTCACGTACACGCTGGACGAGAAGACCGGCGACCTCACCTCCAGGCGCGGCGGCGGCGGCCTGGTGTCCGGACTCTCCGCGATCGACCAGGAGTCCGGCGCCGTCTGGGTGTGCTCCGCACTGGGCGACGGCGACCGCGAGGCCGTACGCCGAGGTGTGGCCGAGCCCGGCGTACGCATGCTGGACATCCCTGCCGACGTGCACGCCGACGCGTACAACGGCGTGGCCAACTCCGTGCTGTGGTTCGTGCACCACATGCTCTACCAGACCCCGCTGGAGCCCGCCTTCGACGCGGAGTTCCGGCGCCAGTGGGCCTCGTACGAGACGTACAACCGGGCCTTCGCCGAGGCGCTCGCGCAGGAGGCGGCGGACGGCGCGGCCGTGCTCGTCCAGGACTACCACCTGACACTCGTGCCCCGGATGCTCCGCGAACTCCGCCCCGATCTGCGGATCGGCCACTTCTCGCACACCCCGTGGGCGCCCGTCGACTACTTCCGGCTGCTCCCCGACGACATCGCCGCGCAGGTGCTCAGCGGCATCCTCGGTGCCGACCGGGCCGCGTTCCTCACGCGGCGGTGGGCGGACGCGTTCACCGACTGCTGTCACGCCGTCCTGGGCCCCGGCGTCCCGTCCGGCACCCGAATCGGCGTGCACGGCCTGGGCGCCGACGCGGACTTCCTGCGCGCCCGCGCCCACGAGACGGACGTCGACGAGCGCATGGCCGCGCTGCGGGAGCAGATCGGGACGGCTCCCGACGGCTCCCCGCGCCGCGCGATCGTCCGCGTCGACCGCACGGAGCTGTCCAAGAACATCGTGCGGGGCCTGCTCGCCTACCGGCAGCTCCTCGACGACCGGCCGTCCTGGCGCGAGCGCGTCGTGCACGTCGCCTTCGCCTACCCGTCGCGGCAGGACCTCGCCGTGTACCGGGACTACATGACCGAGGTCGAGCGGGTCGCGGACGAGATCAACGAGCGGTACGGGACGCCGGGCTGGACCCCGGTCATCCTCCACCTGAAGGACGACTTCGCGCGGTCGCTGGCGGCGTACCGGCTGGCGGACGTGGCGCTCGTCAACCCCATCCGGGACGGCATGAACCTCGTCGCCAAGGAGGTGCCGGTGGTCTCCGACGAGGGGTGCGTGCTGGTGCTGTCGCGGGAGGCCGGGGCGTTCGAGGAGCTCGGTGACGATGCGGTGGTGGTGAATCCGTATGACGTGGTCGGTACGGCGGAGGCGCTGCACGAGGCGTTGAGTGTGCCGGTGGACGAGCGGGCCGAGCGTACGAAGCGGTTGGCCGCGGCGGCTACGGCGTTGCCGCCGACCCGGTGGTTCCTGGACCAGTTGCGGGCGTTGGAGGGGTGA
- a CDS encoding glucosyl-3-phosphoglycerate synthase — MLKEVERWLSTRSWSVADRPLHRILAAKRAGGQTVSVVLPALDEEETVGDIVAVIRHDLMRRVPLVDEIVVVDSGSTDRTSEVAAAAGARVVHRDEILPRLPTVPGKGEVLWRSLLATTGDIVCFVDADLREFSSDFVSGIVGPLLTDPGVDLVKAMYDRPLGSAAGQGGRVTELMARPLLNMHWPRLAGFVQPLGGEYAARRSLLEQLPFPVGYGVELGMLVDALHLVGLDALAQVDVGVRKHRHQDGQALGRMSAAIYRTAQLRLARGHLIRPVLTQFERGEEGFEPRTHSVDLEERPPMAEIAEYVERKAA; from the coding sequence GTGCTGAAGGAAGTCGAGCGCTGGCTGAGTACCCGCTCCTGGTCCGTGGCCGACCGCCCGCTCCACCGGATCCTGGCCGCGAAACGCGCCGGCGGCCAGACGGTCAGCGTCGTTCTGCCCGCCCTCGACGAGGAGGAGACGGTCGGCGACATCGTCGCCGTCATCCGCCACGACCTCATGCGCCGGGTCCCGCTCGTCGACGAGATCGTGGTCGTCGACTCCGGCTCGACCGACCGCACGTCCGAGGTCGCCGCGGCGGCCGGTGCGAGGGTCGTCCACCGCGACGAGATCCTGCCCCGCCTCCCCACCGTGCCCGGCAAGGGCGAGGTCCTGTGGCGGTCGCTGCTGGCGACGACGGGCGACATCGTCTGCTTCGTCGACGCGGACCTCAGGGAGTTCTCGTCCGACTTCGTCTCCGGCATCGTCGGCCCCCTGCTCACCGACCCCGGCGTCGACCTCGTCAAGGCGATGTACGACCGCCCGTTGGGGTCGGCGGCCGGCCAGGGCGGCCGGGTGACGGAACTCATGGCCCGCCCCCTGCTCAACATGCACTGGCCCCGGCTGGCCGGCTTCGTCCAGCCGCTCGGCGGCGAGTACGCGGCCCGCCGCTCCCTGTTGGAACAGCTCCCCTTCCCGGTCGGCTACGGCGTCGAGCTGGGCATGCTCGTCGACGCCCTCCACCTCGTCGGGCTCGACGCCCTCGCCCAGGTCGACGTGGGCGTCCGCAAACACCGCCACCAGGACGGCCAGGCCCTGGGCCGCATGTCCGCCGCCATCTACCGCACCGCGCAACTCCGGCTGGCCCGGGGCCACCTGATCCGTCCGGTGCTGACCCAGTTCGAACGGGGCGAGGAGGGCTTCGAGCCGCGGACGCACTCGGTGGACCTGGAGGAGAGGCCGCCGATGGCGGAGATCGCGGAGTACGTGGAGCGAAAGGCCGCGTGA
- the thrC gene encoding threonine synthase — MAAQTVASTTDSTPGSATASPASTASGVDLGPAAALSCRECGHRVPLGPVFACEECFGPLEIAYDYSAYDTEELRKRIEAGPANIWRYAPLLPVPADVATKPNINPGWTQLVKADNLAGALGVDPGKLFVKDDSGNPTHSFKDRVVAQALEAARAFGFTTLSCSSTGNLAGAVGAAAARAGFRSCVFIPHDLEQGKVVMAAVYGGELVGIEGNYDDVNRFCSELIGDPAGEGWGFVNVNLRPYYAEGSKTLAYEICEQLGWRLPDQLVVPIASGSQLTKIDKGLQELIKLGLVEDRPYKIFGAQAEGCSPVSVAFKAGHDVVRPQKPDTIAKSLAIGNPADGPYVLDIARRTGGAVEDVTDAQIVDAIRLLARTEGIFAETAGGVTVGVTKKLIEDGVLDPTLTTVVLNTGDGLKTLDAVAGTGLTATIRPNLDSFREAGLA, encoded by the coding sequence ATGGCTGCGCAGACTGTCGCAAGCACCACCGACTCCACCCCCGGTTCCGCCACCGCGTCCCCCGCTTCCACCGCCTCCGGTGTCGACCTCGGGCCCGCCGCCGCCCTGAGCTGCCGCGAGTGCGGTCACCGCGTCCCGCTCGGCCCCGTCTTCGCGTGCGAGGAGTGTTTCGGCCCGCTGGAGATCGCGTACGACTACTCCGCGTACGACACGGAGGAGCTGCGGAAGCGGATCGAGGCGGGCCCCGCGAACATCTGGCGGTACGCGCCCCTGCTGCCCGTCCCGGCCGACGTGGCCACCAAGCCGAACATCAACCCCGGCTGGACCCAGCTCGTCAAGGCCGACAACCTGGCGGGCGCGCTCGGCGTCGACCCGGGCAAGCTCTTCGTCAAGGACGACTCCGGCAACCCGACGCACTCCTTCAAGGACCGCGTCGTCGCCCAGGCGCTGGAGGCGGCCCGCGCCTTCGGTTTCACCACCCTCTCCTGCTCCTCCACGGGCAACCTGGCCGGCGCCGTGGGTGCCGCCGCCGCCCGCGCCGGCTTCCGGTCCTGCGTGTTCATCCCGCACGACCTGGAACAGGGCAAGGTCGTCATGGCCGCGGTCTACGGCGGCGAGCTCGTCGGCATCGAGGGCAACTACGACGACGTGAACCGCTTCTGCTCCGAGCTGATCGGCGACCCGGCCGGCGAGGGCTGGGGCTTCGTGAACGTCAACCTGCGGCCGTACTACGCGGAGGGATCGAAGACGCTCGCGTACGAGATCTGCGAGCAGCTCGGCTGGCGGCTCCCGGACCAGCTCGTCGTCCCGATCGCCTCCGGCTCGCAGCTCACGAAGATCGACAAGGGGCTGCAGGAGCTGATCAAGCTCGGGCTCGTCGAGGACAGGCCGTACAAGATCTTCGGTGCGCAGGCCGAAGGCTGCTCGCCGGTGTCCGTCGCGTTCAAGGCGGGCCACGACGTCGTACGGCCGCAGAAGCCGGACACCATCGCCAAGTCGCTGGCGATCGGCAACCCGGCCGACGGGCCGTACGTGCTCGACATCGCCCGGCGCACCGGCGGGGCCGTCGAGGACGTGACGGACGCGCAGATCGTGGACGCGATCAGGCTGCTCGCGCGGACCGAGGGGATCTTCGCGGAGACGGCCGGTGGTGTGACCGTCGGGGTCACGAAGAAGCTGATCGAGGACGGGGTTCTCGACCCGACGCTGACGACGGTCGTCCTCAACACCGGCGACGGTCTGAAGACGCTGGACGCGGTGGCCGGCACCGGGCTGACCGCGACCATCCGGCCCAACCTCGACTCGTTCCGTGAAGCCGGTCTCGCCTGA
- a CDS encoding MoaD/ThiS family protein: MSVSVRIPTILRTYTGGQAEVTAEGATLAEVIADLEKNHNGIAARVLDDQGKLRRFVNVYVNDDDVRFEQGLETATPDGAGVSIIPAVAGG, translated from the coding sequence ATGTCCGTCAGCGTTCGCATCCCCACCATCCTTCGCACCTACACCGGCGGGCAGGCCGAGGTGACCGCTGAAGGCGCCACCCTCGCCGAGGTCATCGCCGACCTGGAGAAGAACCACAACGGGATCGCCGCCCGGGTTCTGGATGATCAGGGCAAGCTGCGGCGGTTCGTGAACGTGTATGTGAATGACGACGACGTCCGGTTCGAGCAGGGGCTGGAGACGGCCACGCCGGACGGTGCGGGCGTGTCGATCATCCCCGCGGTCGCCGGTGGCTGA
- a CDS encoding cold-shock protein, whose translation MAQGTVKWFNAEKGYGFIAVDGGADVFVHYSAIQMDGYRTLEEGQRVEFEISQGQKGPQADMVRLAVG comes from the coding sequence ATGGCTCAGGGCACCGTCAAGTGGTTCAACGCGGAGAAGGGGTACGGCTTCATCGCGGTCGACGGTGGTGCGGATGTATTCGTCCACTACAGCGCGATCCAGATGGACGGTTACCGCACCCTGGAAGAGGGCCAGCGGGTCGAGTTCGAGATCTCGCAGGGTCAGAAGGGGCCGCAGGCGGACATGGTCCGGCTGGCGGTCGGCTGA
- the groL gene encoding chaperonin GroEL (60 kDa chaperone family; promotes refolding of misfolded polypeptides especially under stressful conditions; forms two stacked rings of heptamers to form a barrel-shaped 14mer; ends can be capped by GroES; misfolded proteins enter the barrel where they are refolded when GroES binds), with the protein MAKIIAFDEEARRGLERGMNQLADAVKVTLGPKGRNVVLEKKWGAPTITNDGVSIAKEIELEDPYEKIGAELVKEVAKKTDDVAGDGTTTATVLAQALVKEGLRNVAAGANPMALKRGIEKAVEAVSGALLDQAKEVETKEQIASTASISAADTQIGELIAEAMDKVGKEGVITVEESQTFGLELELTEGMRFDKGYISAYFATDMERMEAVLEDPYILIANSKITNVKDLLPLLEKVMQSGKPLLIIAEDVEGEALSTLVVNKIRGTFKSVAVKAPGFGDRRKAMLNDIAILTGGEVISEEVGLKLENTSIDLLGRARKVVITKDETTIVDGSGSSDQVQGRVNQIRAEIESSDSDYDREKLQERLAKLAGGVAVIKAGAATEVELKERKHRIEDAVRNAKAAVEEGIVAGGGVALLQASTVFEKLELTGDEATGANAVKLALEAPLKQIAVNGGLEGGVIVEKVRNLPVGHGLNAATGEYVDMIAEGIIDPAKVTRSALQNAASIAALFLTTEAVIADKPEKNAAPAGGGMPGGDMDF; encoded by the coding sequence ATGGCCAAGATCATCGCGTTCGACGAGGAGGCGCGGCGCGGCCTCGAGCGCGGCATGAACCAGCTCGCGGACGCCGTCAAGGTGACGCTCGGCCCCAAGGGCCGCAACGTCGTCCTCGAGAAGAAGTGGGGCGCCCCCACGATCACCAACGATGGTGTGTCCATCGCCAAGGAGATCGAGCTCGAGGACCCGTACGAGAAGATCGGCGCCGAGCTGGTCAAGGAAGTCGCCAAGAAGACGGACGACGTCGCCGGTGACGGTACGACCACGGCGACCGTCCTCGCCCAGGCCCTGGTCAAGGAGGGCCTGCGCAACGTCGCCGCCGGCGCCAACCCGATGGCCCTGAAGCGCGGCATCGAGAAGGCCGTCGAGGCCGTCTCCGGTGCCCTGCTCGACCAGGCCAAGGAGGTCGAGACCAAGGAGCAGATCGCCTCCACGGCCTCCATCTCCGCCGCCGACACCCAGATCGGCGAGCTGATCGCCGAGGCCATGGACAAGGTCGGCAAGGAAGGCGTCATCACCGTCGAGGAGTCGCAGACCTTCGGTCTGGAGCTTGAGCTCACCGAGGGTATGCGCTTCGACAAGGGCTACATCTCGGCGTACTTCGCGACCGACATGGAGCGCATGGAGGCCGTGCTCGAGGACCCCTACATCCTCATCGCCAACTCCAAGATCACGAACGTCAAGGACCTGCTCCCGCTCCTGGAGAAGGTCATGCAGTCGGGCAAGCCGCTGCTGATCATCGCCGAGGACGTCGAGGGCGAGGCCCTGTCGACCCTGGTCGTCAACAAGATCCGCGGCACCTTCAAGTCCGTCGCGGTCAAGGCCCCGGGCTTCGGTGACCGCCGCAAGGCGATGCTGAACGACATCGCCATCCTCACCGGCGGCGAGGTCATCTCCGAGGAGGTCGGCCTCAAGCTGGAGAACACCTCCATCGACCTTCTGGGCCGTGCCCGCAAGGTCGTCATCACCAAGGACGAGACCACCATCGTCGACGGGTCCGGCTCCTCGGACCAGGTCCAGGGCCGGGTCAACCAGATCCGCGCCGAGATCGAGAGCAGCGACTCGGACTACGACCGCGAGAAGCTCCAGGAGCGCCTGGCGAAGCTCGCGGGCGGCGTGGCCGTCATCAAGGCCGGTGCCGCGACCGAGGTGGAGCTCAAGGAGCGCAAGCACCGCATCGAGGACGCCGTTCGCAACGCGAAGGCGGCCGTCGAGGAGGGCATCGTCGCCGGTGGTGGCGTCGCCCTGCTCCAGGCCTCCACGGTCTTCGAGAAGCTGGAGCTGACGGGTGACGAGGCGACCGGCGCCAACGCCGTGAAGCTCGCGCTGGAGGCCCCGCTCAAGCAGATCGCCGTCAACGGTGGTCTCGAGGGTGGCGTCATCGTCGAGAAGGTGCGCAACCTGCCCGTCGGTCACGGCCTGAACGCCGCGACCGGTGAGTACGTCGACATGATCGCCGAAGGCATCATCGACCCGGCGAAGGTGACCCGCTCTGCCCTGCAGAACGCCGCCTCCATCGCCGCGCTCTTCCTCACCACCGAGGCCGTCATCGCCGACAAGCCGGAGAAGAACGCCGCGCCGGCCGGCGGCGGCATGCCGGGCGGTGACATGGACTTCTGA
- a CDS encoding NADH:flavin oxidoreductase — MTTVSPSRAAEVLSRPVTINGLTVPNRIAMAPMTRVFSPGGVPGADVASYYGRRAAAGVGLIVTEGTYVGHETAGDLDGVPRFAGGEQLAGWAKVAEAVHAGGGTIMPQLWHIGTVRQQGKLFPDAPVLGPSGLRVDGTEAEGGRAMTQADIDEVIAAYARSAADAERIGMDGVEIHGAHGYLIDQFLWERTNRRTDAYGGDLVARTKFAAEIVAAVRDSVSATFPVIFRFSQWKQEAYDARLAETPEELEALLSPLVAAGVDAFHASTRRYWQPEFEGSELNLAGWTKKLTGKPAITVGSVGLDGEFIAAFAGEGSSTKGIDDLLDGLEGGEFDLVAVGRALLQDPQWAAKVLDGRFDELKAFEPAALGSLS; from the coding sequence GTGACCACCGTCTCCCCCTCCCGTGCCGCCGAAGTGCTGTCCCGCCCCGTCACGATCAACGGCCTGACCGTTCCCAACCGGATCGCGATGGCGCCCATGACCCGGGTGTTCTCGCCCGGTGGTGTGCCCGGCGCGGACGTGGCGTCGTACTACGGGCGGCGGGCCGCCGCGGGCGTCGGCCTGATCGTGACCGAGGGGACGTACGTCGGGCACGAGACGGCCGGGGATCTGGACGGGGTGCCCCGGTTCGCCGGTGGGGAGCAGCTCGCCGGGTGGGCGAAGGTCGCGGAGGCCGTGCACGCCGGTGGCGGCACGATCATGCCGCAGCTGTGGCACATCGGGACCGTCCGGCAGCAGGGCAAGCTGTTCCCCGACGCCCCGGTCCTCGGTCCCTCCGGCCTGCGGGTCGACGGCACGGAGGCGGAGGGCGGCCGGGCCATGACGCAGGCCGACATCGACGAGGTGATCGCGGCCTACGCCAGGTCCGCCGCCGACGCCGAGCGCATCGGCATGGACGGCGTCGAGATCCACGGCGCCCACGGCTACCTGATCGACCAGTTCCTGTGGGAGCGCACCAACCGCCGTACGGACGCCTACGGCGGCGACCTCGTCGCCCGTACGAAGTTCGCGGCGGAGATCGTGGCGGCCGTACGGGACTCCGTGTCCGCGACCTTCCCCGTCATCTTCCGCTTCTCGCAGTGGAAGCAGGAGGCTTACGACGCGCGGCTGGCCGAGACGCCCGAGGAGCTGGAGGCGCTGCTGAGCCCGCTCGTGGCGGCCGGTGTCGACGCGTTCCACGCCTCCACGCGCCGCTACTGGCAGCCGGAGTTCGAGGGCTCCGAGCTGAACCTCGCCGGCTGGACGAAGAAGCTCACCGGCAAGCCTGCGATCACCGTCGGCTCGGTCGGCCTGGACGGCGAGTTCATCGCCGCGTTCGCCGGTGAGGGATCGTCGACCAAGGGCATCGACGACCTGCTGGACGGCCTGGAGGGCGGGGAGTTCGACCTCGTCGCCGTGGGCCGCGCGCTGCTCCAGGACCCGCAGTGGGCCGCGAAGGTGCTCGACGGCCGCTTCGACGAGCTGAAGGCGTTCGAGCCGGCTGCGCTGGGCTCGCTCAGCTGA
- a CDS encoding discoidin domain-containing protein has product MSSYGLGRRQFLATAVGVAAAWTSVSGNAIAAPQLKQTARSNSVRVWLTDVSADKWVAGQDDVLFKAKRTANPLTIKIDDSVKYQKVQGFGAAVTDSSAWLIDKLSTAERTKLMKKLFDPSKGIGLSLLRSPMGATDFNASGNYSYNDMPAGQTDPTLSNFSIQHDVPYIIPALQQALSLNPSIKIMANPWSPPGWMKTSDSMIGGTLKSEYTSALANYFVKFIHAYGEAGVPISYISPQNEPMGTPTWPGMFLSAYQEAELIQEIGKAFEANGISTKILAWDHNWDVPSYPETIFSDPAASKYTAGTGWHIYSGNPTYQTLVHNDYPSKETFITEATGGVWQDSDQTAFSEALGTWIINGTRNWANGVMLWNIALDPDRGPLNSDTAGIPMLRGLLTIDPADGRVTYNVDYHALAHASRFVKPGARRIYSNTFGEGSIENVAFQNPDGSKVLIAHNTGSAAKTFSVADGTHSFDYTLNAGDAVTFTYSGPAQSGRAPAATKVSDPTHDFTFKSASGPVTVTYDPALLPYQNSIRTGNKLVTYSLPIGASVQTTGRALSRSKWTATASAQADWGVAANAIDGDIDTKWSLGHGTTSGDWFQIDLGSPTSFNKIVLDTGVNNSFDYVTRYQIYVSNDGADWGSAIASGSGGIGKMAVTLPTRTAQHIRIVSTAASGFWWAIGDIEVYGSARGTGSITAPTAVSNGLQLKNWTSKEGEQVTAVFNGTTDSKSFNISTDGSYTYTLPSGTSAMFTTKKLSSFPSPTFSDLKPGQGMPRSKFTIRGSGFGDAQGLGTVHFGSSYAEIDTWSDTSISAYVPKGLPAGKVTVSVKGTSGADAGRSSFDVIDLGPALPRTGWTAKASDASQWDAPGNMLDGNSDTRYSSGTGQYDGLWIQVDMGQTQTFDKIVLDVGASVSDYARSADVYVSTDGTDWTRVSSVADGQRVHLISFPTQTARYIKTVNTGNVARNWWSVAEFNVYN; this is encoded by the coding sequence ATGAGCTCATACGGTCTCGGACGACGCCAGTTCCTGGCCACCGCCGTCGGTGTCGCCGCCGCCTGGACCTCGGTTTCCGGGAACGCCATCGCCGCCCCGCAACTGAAGCAGACCGCACGCAGCAATTCCGTCCGTGTGTGGCTGACGGACGTATCGGCCGACAAGTGGGTCGCCGGCCAGGACGATGTGCTGTTCAAGGCGAAGAGAACGGCCAACCCGCTCACGATCAAGATCGACGACAGCGTCAAGTACCAAAAGGTCCAGGGCTTCGGCGCGGCCGTGACCGACTCCTCCGCCTGGCTCATCGACAAGCTGTCCACCGCCGAGCGGACCAAGCTGATGAAGAAGCTGTTCGATCCCTCGAAGGGAATCGGCCTCAGCCTGCTCCGCTCCCCGATGGGCGCCACGGATTTCAACGCGTCCGGGAACTACTCCTACAACGACATGCCCGCGGGACAAACGGACCCCACGCTGTCCAACTTCTCCATCCAGCACGACGTGCCGTACATCATTCCGGCCTTGCAGCAGGCCCTCTCACTCAACCCGTCCATCAAGATCATGGCCAACCCGTGGAGCCCACCAGGCTGGATGAAGACCTCCGACTCCATGATCGGAGGCACCCTCAAGAGCGAGTACACCTCCGCGCTGGCCAACTACTTCGTCAAGTTCATCCACGCCTATGGCGAAGCCGGCGTGCCCATCTCCTACATTTCCCCGCAGAACGAACCCATGGGCACTCCCACCTGGCCCGGAATGTTCCTGTCCGCGTACCAGGAAGCCGAGTTGATCCAGGAGATCGGCAAGGCGTTCGAAGCCAACGGAATCTCCACGAAGATCCTGGCCTGGGACCACAACTGGGACGTGCCCTCGTATCCGGAGACGATCTTCAGCGACCCCGCAGCCTCCAAGTACACCGCGGGAACCGGATGGCACATCTACAGCGGCAACCCGACCTACCAGACGCTGGTCCACAACGACTACCCGAGCAAGGAAACCTTCATCACGGAAGCCACCGGAGGCGTTTGGCAGGACAGCGACCAGACGGCGTTCAGCGAAGCACTGGGTACGTGGATCATCAACGGCACGCGCAACTGGGCGAACGGGGTGATGCTGTGGAACATCGCACTCGACCCCGATCGGGGCCCGCTCAACAGTGACACCGCCGGTATACCCATGCTGCGGGGCTTGCTCACGATCGACCCGGCCGACGGGCGGGTGACCTACAACGTGGACTACCACGCCCTCGCTCACGCCAGCAGGTTCGTCAAGCCCGGAGCACGCCGGATCTACTCGAACACCTTCGGGGAAGGCAGCATAGAGAACGTCGCGTTCCAGAACCCGGACGGATCGAAGGTCCTGATCGCGCACAACACGGGAAGCGCGGCGAAAACCTTCAGCGTCGCGGACGGGACACACTCGTTCGACTACACCCTGAACGCCGGCGACGCCGTCACCTTCACGTACTCCGGACCTGCGCAGAGCGGCCGCGCCCCCGCAGCGACCAAGGTCTCGGACCCGACACACGACTTCACCTTCAAGTCGGCATCCGGCCCGGTCACCGTCACGTACGACCCGGCACTGCTGCCATACCAGAACTCCATCCGCACCGGAAACAAGCTGGTCACGTACTCCCTGCCGATCGGAGCTTCCGTCCAGACGACGGGAAGGGCACTGAGCCGTAGCAAGTGGACCGCCACGGCTTCGGCGCAGGCGGACTGGGGTGTGGCCGCGAACGCGATCGACGGTGACATCGACACAAAGTGGAGTCTCGGGCACGGGACGACGAGCGGCGACTGGTTCCAGATCGACCTGGGGAGCCCCACGAGCTTCAATAAAATCGTCCTCGACACCGGAGTGAACAACTCGTTCGACTACGTCACCAGGTATCAGATCTACGTTTCGAACGACGGTGCCGATTGGGGCAGCGCGATTGCGAGCGGCAGCGGAGGCATTGGCAAGATGGCCGTCACGTTGCCGACCCGAACGGCACAGCACATTCGCATCGTCAGTACCGCGGCCTCCGGCTTCTGGTGGGCCATCGGCGACATCGAGGTGTACGGGTCTGCGCGTGGAACCGGCTCGATCACAGCTCCGACAGCGGTATCGAACGGCCTCCAGCTGAAGAACTGGACCAGTAAGGAAGGGGAGCAGGTCACCGCAGTATTCAACGGGACCACCGACAGCAAGAGCTTCAATATATCCACCGACGGCTCGTACACGTATACGCTGCCAAGCGGCACCTCGGCGATGTTCACCACCAAGAAGCTGTCGAGCTTCCCATCGCCGACCTTCAGCGATCTGAAGCCGGGCCAAGGCATGCCGCGCTCCAAGTTCACGATTCGCGGCTCTGGTTTCGGCGATGCACAGGGGCTGGGCACGGTGCATTTCGGATCAAGCTATGCCGAAATAGACACCTGGTCGGACACGAGCATCAGCGCCTACGTTCCGAAGGGGCTTCCAGCGGGGAAGGTCACGGTTTCCGTGAAGGGAACCAGCGGAGCAGACGCAGGACGATCATCGTTCGACGTCATCGATCTAGGTCCTGCGCTGCCGCGGACGGGCTGGACCGCAAAGGCTTCAGACGCAAGCCAGTGGGATGCGCCCGGAAACATGCTCGATGGCAACTCTGACACTCGGTACAGCTCCGGAACAGGGCAGTACGACGGCCTCTGGATCCAAGTGGACATGGGGCAGACGCAGACCTTCGACAAGATCGTGCTCGATGTCGGCGCCAGCGTAAGCGACTATGCGCGGAGCGCAGACGTATACGTGTCCACGGATGGAACCGACTGGACCAGGGTCTCCTCAGTAGCGGACGGCCAGCGAGTCCACCTGATCTCCTTCCCGACGCAGACGGCTCGCTACATCAAAACCGTCAATACTGGCAATGTTGCGCGCAACTGGTGGTCAGTCGCAGAATTCAACGTCTACAACTGA